Within the Thermanaeromonas toyohensis ToBE genome, the region ATACCTGTGGTATTCGTGGGAGGAGTGGCAAGGGAAAGGGTGATAGTCGAGATATTTAAGCGTTATTTAGATAAGCTTTTACCCGGAGCAGTCTATACTCCACCCCTTTTTCCTATTGAATTGGGTTCTCTTTTGTTGGCTTATAAAGAAGGGGGTATTTCGTTAAAGGAGTCAACCTTACACCAGGTTAAAACAACTTATAGTAGCATATTAAAAAGCATTTAGAGGTGAATTCTGTGCTCGCCCAGCAATATTATCACCAGATGCGCAAGGTGCTAGAAAGAATCGAACAGACCCAAGGAGAAGCTTTAGAAAAAGCGGCAGAGTTAATAGTTGAATCTTTGGCTCAAGGCGGCACCTGGCATTTAATGGATACAGGGCACATGCTTAATCATGAAATGATAGGCAGGGCAGGGGGAATGATGGCTATTACTCCCCTCCAGGTAATGGTAGAAGTGTATAACCCGGTCCGCCCTAGCCGGGTTGGGGAGAAGAAAAGCGTCTACCTAGATAGAATAGAGGGGCTAGGAGAATTCGTAATAGCTAAATCAGGGATGCTCCCGGGAGATGTTCTTGTCATAGGTTCGGTATCCGGGTATAATATGCTTCCCGTAGAAGTAGCGATACAGGCCAAATCTCAAGGGATTAAGGTCATTGCCCTTACTTCTGTAGCCTACTCCAGCACCCTTCAAAGCCGACACCCTTCTGGCCTTAGGCTTTACGAGGTAGCAGATGTAGTGTTGGACCATGGGGCGCCCCCAGGAGATGCTTTAGTAGAAGTAGCGGGCTTACCAGTTAAGATTTGCCCTGCTTCAGGTATAGCAGCAGCTTATTTGATGTGGGCCTTGCAGGCAGAAGTAATAGAGAAGATGTTAAAACGCGGGCTGGTCCCCCAGGTATATATGAGCAATCATTTGCCAGGGGCAGATGAATTTAACCGTAGAGCAAAAAAAGAGTTCGCCGAGAAAGGGTACTAATTTTATGGAGGTAGCAAGAATATGGCTTTTACCCTAAGCAATCCCAATCTTGTTATAAAGATTGAACCACAGGATTTAGAAGTAAAATCCCTGGTTTATTTAAAAACAGGAGAAGAGTTAATAAAGGATCCCTATACGGGCTTACCCTTGTTACACCTTTTCCAGGTTAATCCAGAAGAGGAAGGGATTGTTCCGCGCAAAATAGCTCTTAAAGAAACTAGGATTTATTCAGGATTGGAAGGTGGAGGGAGATTTTACATATCATGGGAAGCGCTAGATAGTAACTACAGCTCCTTAAACTTAATAGGCAATATTGAAGGTGCAATAGATGTAATAAGGCCCCGCCTCCTATGGCAACTTACAATACGGAATAACACTTCCCAAAAGATCTGGTTACAAGTGCTCTTTCCTCAGATAAGCGGGCTTGGCCTAGGAATGCCTAAGGAAGAGTTTTTGGCTTTACCTCATCATGCTGGAGATCTTACCCGGAATCCTATTCAGGAATATACATCTTTACGTTACCAGAGTTTTGGGAGAGCTGCCACGAAAAAAGAAGGCAATATATATGTCCGCGAAATCAATTATTGTGGCCTGGCCTCCATGAATTGGATGGATTACCACCGGAGGGATTTAGGAATATATTTTGGCTGCCATGATCCTAACTTCGGGTTAACAGGGCTCCGTTCTTATTCTTGTATGGTTAATTATCCCAGTATGGGATTAGGATTTCGGCGCTTTCCTGTTTTAAATGAAGAAGAAGAGTGGGTTTCGCCTCCCTTTATCCTGGAAATACATGAAGGTGACTGGCATAGCGGTGCTAGGATTTATAGGGAATGGGCTACCCAATTCATAAATCCCCCTTGTAATCCAAAGGATTTAGCAGAGCAATATGCTCTCCATCCCCGGTACGATTTCTTTAGAGAAGGTAAGGTACTGCATAGCTTTAGTGATATCCCTGCTTTATATGAGCGAGGGAAAGAATGGGGGATCAAACACTTTTTTATTGCCGGCTGGAACCACGGGGGTTTTGATGCTCAATATCCTGATTATCATCCGGCTATGGAGTTAGGGAGCCCTTTAGAACTGGAACGCGGTTGTCGCTATATTAATGCAGACGGTGGGATGGTAACTTTCTATATAAATGCTCGGTTATTTGATACTGGGCTTCCTTCTTATAAAGAAAAAGGGTATAACTGGGCTATCAAGCGCCCAGGAGGGGATGTTTATATCGAACAATATGATACGCCCTCACTTTTTGCCGTGATGTGCCCAGCGAGTGAAGGCTGGCAAGGGTGGTTGAAGGACTTAGCGATTTGGATGGTAAAAGCTTACGGGGCCCGAGGGATATATTTTGATCAGTTGGGCTCGGCGGAACCCTTTCCTTGCTATCACTCCCTTTCTATTTCAGATCATCACCCTCATCATCCTGAGGACTATAATCGGGGGTATTTAAAGCTATTAAAGGAGACATTAGAGGCCATCAGGAAAGAGAATCCAAAAGCCTTTCTCATGATCGAGAATTGTGGAGATATATATGGCCAGTATGTATGGGGGAGCTTAACGTGGAATGGGGTACTTTATGATGAACATTACTCTATCTACCGATATACTTTTCCCGAACATAGTTTAGTAATGATGGTTCACCCTAAAAGGTTATCTGAGGTAGAAGGGGATGAAAAATTACGGCGCGACCTCTTTTATCAACATATTGAGCAAGCCCTGCTTTTGGGCGCTGTTTTCTGGATTGCTCCTGATCGGCGTTTCGGTCCTGGAGATGAGCAAATGCTCCTTCATGCTAACCAAATGTTAAAGCTTCGCGCTAGTATAGCAAGAGAAATAGCCCGATGCCATTATGTAGATCAGGACGGGATTTTATCTAAAGGGGAAATTGCGGTTTCACACTGGATAGGGAAAGACGACCCGCGTTTTCACTTGATTTGCATAGGTAATCATAAAGGGAAAGGGGGAGAAGTAGAAATAGAAGCTTTTCAAGTTGATTCTTTATGGGCGCGGGGATTAGGAGGCGAGCTAATACAAGTACCTTGGAAGTATACTGACCGAGGGATAAAACTTTTAATACCCCCTGAATTTCCGGCTTTAGTAATAGGGATAGAAGGGAGTTGAAGATTAAGTTGTGCCAAGTATACTTTATTCATACTTTTAATGTAAACCTCCAATTCGCTGAAATGCCTGTGGATAAGACTTTCCTGCTAGTAGAGCAAGGCTTAATTCCGCTGTTTGATCTGCTCCAAAAATACAAGCAGCCTGCCAACTTCTTTTTTACGGGTTACTCTAGCCTTTATCTTCAACAAAAATATCCTGAGTTGGTCCGCGAGGTGCAGAAAAAGATAGGAGAAGGTTTAATCGAACTAGGGACTTATACCTATGCCCATCCGGTTCTTAGCTTAATTCCCTATGAAGATGTAGAAAGGCAGATTCGGAAAGGAATGGAATGCGACGAAAAAGTATGGGGGATTAAGTGTCAGGGTATGCTTTTGCCCGAAGTGGCGTGGGATGTTTGTCTTCCTAAGGTTATGGCCGAGTTGGGCTTAGAATGGGTTATAATCTACCGCGAATTAATACACGAGCTGGCAGAAAAGAGACTATATCCTGGAATGGTAAAGGTTAAGGGTATAGCTGATACTCAGACTAAAGCAGTGCTTGCTAACAGGAAAATAGGAAAGTTATTGTTAGAGTATCTTACGGGTGTGGCTCCTTGGGAAAAGGTAAGGGAGGAGATAGAAAGATTTATAGAGGAAGCCTCTAATGCCTTGGGGCCTGATGAGCCTCCGCCGCTACTATGTATAAAACAGGATGCTGAAGTCTTATATGCCGCTTCAGTAGAAAGCAGCAAAGGGCAAGGAACTTGCTGGGGAGATAGATTGACCTCTTTAGAGGCTCTGCCTCGCTTCGCTAGATATTTAGAGTTTATTACCTCTCACCCTGGTATCCAGGTTACGACCGCTAAATCTTATATAGACTCCTTTTCAGGAGTTATAGGGGAAAAAGCCTTTTATGCCGAAAACGCCTCGGGCCATGCAGGATTTGATGTATGGCTTAAAGGCGAGGGAAGGGAACGACTTAACGTACTTACAGAAGATGCGCGTAGCTGGATAATAACTGCTTCCTTAATTATTCGGGCAGAGCAAGGTAAAGGGGCCGATGTACGTTCTGCTTTGGAGTTGTTGGAGGGGGCTTGGGAACAACTTCTTTTAGCTGAAAATAGCGATGGGCGGGCATTTATACCCCATCCTTCTAGAAAACTTTTTGTAGCTACAGCGGCTTTTAAAGCTATGAAATTAGCTCAAGCTGCCATTCAAGCTCTTAAATAGGCTTTTTAGAAAGGGAAAAGGGGTCAGAGGAAAGATGTTTCCCGCGGTTACCTCTTTAACTGGGGGTTTAGGGCTGTTTTTGCTAGGGATGCATCTTATTAGTGAAGGGCTTCAGAAGGCTGCTGCGCGTGAGGTGCAGCAGATACTGGCTAAGGTAACCTCTAACCGGGTTTATGGGATGTTAACAGGGATAATAGTTACTATCTTGCTCCAAACAAGCGCAGTAACTACAGTGTTATTAGTGAGCTTAGTAAATGCAGGTCTTATGAGCCTTAGCCAGGCATTAGGAGTTATTTTAGGAGCAGCTATAGGCTCTACCTTTACTGCTCAATTAGTGGCCCTTCGCTTGAGCGACTATAGTCTATGGGCCCTGGTATTAGGGCTTTTACCTTACTTATTTTCTAAGCGATTTCGTTGGAAACATTTAGGAGAAGCATTAGTTGGCTTTGGATTAATCTTTTACGGTGCGGCCCTTATGGGTGAAGCTGCCGTGCCTTTGCGTTCCTCTTCGGGGTTTATTAGCCTTATAAACCATTTATCGGCTCAGCCTTGGCTTATGGTGGTAATTTCTACTATGTTTACTGCCTTAATCCAAGCTAGCGCAGCTACTGTAGTAGTAGCTATGGCGCTAGCTTCTCAAGGCGGATTAACCTTACCTGGAGCCTTGGCTATGGTACTAGGGGCTAATTTGGGGACTACTGCCACTGCTCTTTTATGTAGTTTACCTTTATCGCGGGCAGCTAAGCGGGTAGCCTTAGCTCACTTTATATTTAAGTTGGGTGGAGTACTTATCTTTTTGCCTTTTTTACCTTTTTATACTTGTCTGGTCAGAATAACTTCTTTGGACGTAGCTCGCCAAGTAGCTAATGGTCATACCTTGTTTAACATAATAAACATGCTTATCTTTCTTCCCTTTACTCCTTGGATAGGTAAGCTTACAGAGAGACTTTTGCCTGATATAAAAGAGGAAAAACTGGCCAGATATTTAGATCCTTCAGCTTTAGAAGTGCCTGAAATAGCCTTTACTAATGTGATGCGGGAATTAATGAGAATGGCTGAAATAATTAAAAAAGAAATGTTCACTAGGGTTATGCTCCCTTTGGCAGAGAGGGAGATAGAAGTATTGGCTAAACTTAAGGAAGTGGATAGTGTGTTAGATTATCTCTATCAAGCTATTGCTAAGTATTTAGTCCGGATACCGGAGGAGAATTTAACCGAAGAACAATTGATACTTAAGATTAAGCTATTATATATCGCGAATGACTTGGAACATGTGGGCGATGTGTTGGTAGAAATGGCCCATCAATGGAGAAAGATTGAAACCTCGGGCCTAGAATTTTCACGCGAAGGGCAAATAGAATTACAAGAGATGTTTCAAAAAGTAAAAGACAATTTCAATGCAGCTATAGAAGCCTTTGTGGCCAATGATGAAATAGCTGCTGCCCAGATTGTCCGGCGTCATCCTGAAATTTTAAGGCTAGAAAAAGATTTACGCTGTTCTCATTTTAAGCGGCTTCAACAAGAGAACCGCTTGAGTCTCGAAACTACCTCGGTGCACATGGAACTTATCAATCAATTTTTACGCCTTAACTTTCATAATGTAAGTATTGCCCAGGCCGTAATGGGGATTATATAAAAATTCCAAAGCAGCCATTTTTCGTCACCTAAAAGGAAAAGGGGGAGAATGAGTGGTAGGAGCAGAGGAATATCTTGGAAGAGCCATCAATGGTTTAAAGCAAATAAAAGGTACTCAAGCTGAAAAACTTAAAGCCGCAGGCAGGATGGTAGCCGAATGTATTGCTAGCGGTGGGATATTGCACATATTTGGGTGCGGCCACTCCCATATACTAGCTGAAGAAATATTTTACCGGGCAGGCGGGCTAGCCTGCGTCAACCCTATACTGGACAGCGGAATTATGTTACACGAAGGTGCCGTAAAAGCTTCACAACTAGAAAGGCTCAAAGGTTACGGCAAGATAGTGCTTTCCCGCTACCATTTGCAGCCTGGGGAAATCATCATAGTCGTCTCCCATTCCGGCAGAAACCCAGTCCCTATAGAAGTAGCCTTAGAGGCCAAAGGGCTGGGCCTCAAAGTAATAGCCATTACGGCTTTAGCTTATTACCACCAGCACATAAAATCCCGCCATTCTAGCGGTAAGCACCTAGCCGAGGTAGCTGATCTAGTCATAGATAACTGCGGGGAAATAGGAGACGCAAGCCTAAGTTTGCCTGGTAGCGAGATCAAAATTGGGCCCTTATCCACTATCTTAGGGGCAGCCATAATAAATGCCATAATAGTCGAAGCAGCTCAAGAGCTTCACCAGAAGGGGATAACGCCGCCCATATTTTTAAGCGGGAACCTGGACGGCTCTAAAGAACATAACCTTAAGCTAATCCAAAGATACAAAGGGCGCATATGGCAACTCTAGCTTTAGCCTAAAAAAGGGAGAGGGAAGATGAAAAAGGTACTAATAACAGCGGGCCGGGTATACACACCCCACCAAACTATAGAAGAAGGGGCGGTATTAATAGAAGGCGAGAAAATAAAAGCCGTAGGGGAAGTAAAAGAGCTGCCCCCAGAAATAAAAGAGGGAGCAGAAGAAATAGAAGCAAGAGAAGACATAGTAGCGCCGGGGTTCATAGACCTACACATACATGGCGGAGGGGGAGCGGAAGTAATGGACAGCACCCCTGAAGCCCTAGAAAAACTAGCCCTCTTTTTAGCCCGGCATGGCACCACAGGATTTCTTCCCACCATACTAGCTGCCCCACCCCTCAAGATGCTAAAAGCCATAGAAGCTGCTCTAAGTGCCCTAGAACGAGGGATAAGAGGGGCTAAAGTTTTGGGCCTTAACCTAGAAGGTCCCTTTCTAAACCCCCGGCAAAGAGGGGCCCAAAGAGAAGACGGGTTACGTTTACCTGACGCGGGGCTTTTGCGGGAACTTATAACTTGTGGCAAGGGCTTTATAAAAATAATGACCCTAGCGCCTGAACTAAAAGGAGCCCTAAAGCTTATAGAACTGCTAGCCAGGGAAAGCATAACACCTGCTGCAGGCCACACAGAAGCAAGCTTTAAAGAAATAGAAGAAGCAGCCCAAAGGGGACTAAAACACATAACCCACACCTTCAACGCCATGCGAGGCCTACACCACCGCGAACCCGGGGCAGCGGGGGCAGCTCTAACCTTAGATACCTTAAGCGCCGAACTCATAGCTGATGGGGTACACGTACACCCAGCCATAATGAAACTAATGCTAAAGGCCAAGGGGGAAGAAAAGATAGCCCTAATCACTGACGCCATGCGGGCCGCGGGTCTGCCCGAAGGGGAATACGACCTAGGGGGGCAGAAGGTGAGGGTAAGGGGAGGGGAGGCCCGGCTAGCCGATGGCACCTTAGCCGGTAGCCTTCTTACCCTAGAGAAAGCAGTAAAAAACATGATCCAAAGGATAGGGCTAACCCCTAATGAAGCCCTAAGCCTAGCCACCACCACACCCGCAAGCATAATAAACCTTAGCCAGCACAAAGGGAGACTAGCGCCGGGTTTTGATGCTGACCTAATAATCTTGAACCCCAACTGGGAAGTAAAACTCACCATGATAAAAGGGGAGATAATATACCATACCTGAAAAGAAGCCTAAGGAGGGAAGATAAAGAGTGCATCCTGAGCTAATAATAGCAGAAGACTACCAAGACCTAAGTAGGAAGGCAGCCTTAAGAGTAGCAGAACAAATAAAGAAAAAACCCACCACCGTACTAGGACTAGCCACAGGCAAAACCCCCTTAGGGCTATACCGCGAACTAATAAGGCTACACCAAGAAGAAGGGCTTGATTTTTCCCGGGTAAAAACCTTCAACCTAGACGAATACTATGGTATTTCTTCCGAAGACAAGCGGAGCTTTCACTACTACATGTGGGAAAACCTTTTTAAACACCTAAACATACCCCGGGGAAACATACATCTTCCTGATGGGGGAGCCCAAGACATAGAGGAAGAATGCCGAAGATACGAAGAAGCCATAAGGGAAGCAGGGGGTATAGACCTGCAAGTTTTAGGGATAGGTAGTAACGGCCACATAGGTTTTAACGAACCGGGTACCGAATGGGGGAGCCTAACCCATCTGGCCCAGCTTACCCCGGAGACCATAAAAGACAACGAAGAAGAAGGAGGGGAAGGTATACCGGGATTTGCCCTTACCATGGGCATAAAGACCATAATGAGGGCTAACCGGATACTTCTTTTAGCCTATGGGGAGAGCAAAGCTAACATAATAGCTAGGGCTTTAAAAGGTCCGGTAGATAAAAGTGTACCTGCCTCTATACTCCAGCTCCATCCAGGGCTAGTGGTAATTGTAGATAAAGAGGCGGCTAAGTTTTTGGGAAGCCTTACTTGAATTTAAATCCTAGAAGAAGCTTAAGGAGGGTAAAAACCTTGCTTCCAGGAACAAATACATTAAAGGAAATATTAAGCCAGCCTGAGATCTGGGAAAAAACTATTGCCCAAGTATTAGACTGCTCTTTTGACATTACTGCTTTTTTTAAGGAGAGCCCTGTAAGCGAAATAATCCTTACCGGTTGCGGTTCTTCTTATTACTTAAGTTTATCAGCTGCGCATACTTTAAGCCATGTATTAGGTATACCGTGTAGAGGGATTCCTGCTTCAGAGCTTATCTATTATCCTCACTTATTTTTCTCTAGAAGTCGACTAAGGGGAGGAAATATTATAGTTATAGGTATTTCGCGTTCGGGATCTACAACAGAAACCTGGATGGCTCTTAAGAGAGCTAAAGGAGATTATAACGCTCGAACCATGGCTGTAACCTGTAAAGCTTCTTCAGAAATAGAGAGGGTCGCTGATTATTACCTAGGTTTACCCTTTAGTGACGAAAAAAGCGTAGTTATGACTAGATCTTTTACCTCTATGCTTCTGGCGCTAGAGCTTATGGGGGGTATACTAGGCGAAAACTCTAATATGGTAGACCAACTCAAACGCTTACCTGATCTTTTAAGAAGTGTTTTAAAGGGTAATACCGAGCTAGTCGAATATTTAGCTAGAAATGGGGATATAACAAGAATTATTATCTTAGGAAATGGTCCTGCTTATGGAGTTGCCTGCGAAGCAGCCTTGAAAATGACAGAGATGGTTTTAGAACTATCTCAAGCCTATCATCTCTTAGAGTTTAGACACGGCCCCCGGGCTATTACTGATCCTAAGACTGCGATAATCTGTATCCCTTCAGATGCGGCCGAGGAGGAGGAAGAAATACTCCTTAGCGAGTTAAAAGAGTTGGGAGCCAAGATAATAACTGTTGGTAAGCTATGGCCTAGAGCTGATTTTAGCCTGGGTATTCCTGTTAAAGAGCTTGAAGAAACAGTACGGCTTCCCTTAGTAATGGTGCCACTTCAGTTGCTGGCTTATAAGAGAGCCATGGCAAGAGGTCTAGATCCTGACAACCCAAGATACTTAACTCAAGTAGTAAAATTACAACATGCGCAGTAGGAGGAAGGATATTAATGGCTTCTGTAACTCTAAGGAACGTCTGGAAGAAATTTGGGCAAGTGATAGCCG harbors:
- a CDS encoding sugar isomerase domain-containing protein yields the protein MNSVLAQQYYHQMRKVLERIEQTQGEALEKAAELIVESLAQGGTWHLMDTGHMLNHEMIGRAGGMMAITPLQVMVEVYNPVRPSRVGEKKSVYLDRIEGLGEFVIAKSGMLPGDVLVIGSVSGYNMLPVEVAIQAKSQGIKVIALTSVAYSSTLQSRHPSGLRLYEVADVVLDHGAPPGDALVEVAGLPVKICPASGIAAAYLMWALQAEVIEKMLKRGLVPQVYMSNHLPGADEFNRRAKKEFAEKGY
- a CDS encoding DUF6259 domain-containing protein; the encoded protein is MAFTLSNPNLVIKIEPQDLEVKSLVYLKTGEELIKDPYTGLPLLHLFQVNPEEEGIVPRKIALKETRIYSGLEGGGRFYISWEALDSNYSSLNLIGNIEGAIDVIRPRLLWQLTIRNNTSQKIWLQVLFPQISGLGLGMPKEEFLALPHHAGDLTRNPIQEYTSLRYQSFGRAATKKEGNIYVREINYCGLASMNWMDYHRRDLGIYFGCHDPNFGLTGLRSYSCMVNYPSMGLGFRRFPVLNEEEEWVSPPFILEIHEGDWHSGARIYREWATQFINPPCNPKDLAEQYALHPRYDFFREGKVLHSFSDIPALYERGKEWGIKHFFIAGWNHGGFDAQYPDYHPAMELGSPLELERGCRYINADGGMVTFYINARLFDTGLPSYKEKGYNWAIKRPGGDVYIEQYDTPSLFAVMCPASEGWQGWLKDLAIWMVKAYGARGIYFDQLGSAEPFPCYHSLSISDHHPHHPEDYNRGYLKLLKETLEAIRKENPKAFLMIENCGDIYGQYVWGSLTWNGVLYDEHYSIYRYTFPEHSLVMMVHPKRLSEVEGDEKLRRDLFYQHIEQALLLGAVFWIAPDRRFGPGDEQMLLHANQMLKLRASIAREIARCHYVDQDGILSKGEIAVSHWIGKDDPRFHLICIGNHKGKGGEVEIEAFQVDSLWARGLGGELIQVPWKYTDRGIKLLIPPEFPALVIGIEGS
- a CDS encoding polysaccharide deacetylase family protein — encoded protein: MKIKLCQVYFIHTFNVNLQFAEMPVDKTFLLVEQGLIPLFDLLQKYKQPANFFFTGYSSLYLQQKYPELVREVQKKIGEGLIELGTYTYAHPVLSLIPYEDVERQIRKGMECDEKVWGIKCQGMLLPEVAWDVCLPKVMAELGLEWVIIYRELIHELAEKRLYPGMVKVKGIADTQTKAVLANRKIGKLLLEYLTGVAPWEKVREEIERFIEEASNALGPDEPPPLLCIKQDAEVLYAASVESSKGQGTCWGDRLTSLEALPRFARYLEFITSHPGIQVTTAKSYIDSFSGVIGEKAFYAENASGHAGFDVWLKGEGRERLNVLTEDARSWIITASLIIRAEQGKGADVRSALELLEGAWEQLLLAENSDGRAFIPHPSRKLFVATAAFKAMKLAQAAIQALK
- a CDS encoding Na/Pi cotransporter family protein, giving the protein MFPAVTSLTGGLGLFLLGMHLISEGLQKAAAREVQQILAKVTSNRVYGMLTGIIVTILLQTSAVTTVLLVSLVNAGLMSLSQALGVILGAAIGSTFTAQLVALRLSDYSLWALVLGLLPYLFSKRFRWKHLGEALVGFGLIFYGAALMGEAAVPLRSSSGFISLINHLSAQPWLMVVISTMFTALIQASAATVVVAMALASQGGLTLPGALAMVLGANLGTTATALLCSLPLSRAAKRVALAHFIFKLGGVLIFLPFLPFYTCLVRITSLDVARQVANGHTLFNIINMLIFLPFTPWIGKLTERLLPDIKEEKLARYLDPSALEVPEIAFTNVMRELMRMAEIIKKEMFTRVMLPLAEREIEVLAKLKEVDSVLDYLYQAIAKYLVRIPEENLTEEQLILKIKLLYIANDLEHVGDVLVEMAHQWRKIETSGLEFSREGQIELQEMFQKVKDNFNAAIEAFVANDEIAAAQIVRRHPEILRLEKDLRCSHFKRLQQENRLSLETTSVHMELINQFLRLNFHNVSIAQAVMGII
- a CDS encoding SIS domain-containing protein, coding for MVGAEEYLGRAINGLKQIKGTQAEKLKAAGRMVAECIASGGILHIFGCGHSHILAEEIFYRAGGLACVNPILDSGIMLHEGAVKASQLERLKGYGKIVLSRYHLQPGEIIIVVSHSGRNPVPIEVALEAKGLGLKVIAITALAYYHQHIKSRHSSGKHLAEVADLVIDNCGEIGDASLSLPGSEIKIGPLSTILGAAIINAIIVEAAQELHQKGITPPIFLSGNLDGSKEHNLKLIQRYKGRIWQL
- the nagA gene encoding N-acetylglucosamine-6-phosphate deacetylase is translated as MKKVLITAGRVYTPHQTIEEGAVLIEGEKIKAVGEVKELPPEIKEGAEEIEAREDIVAPGFIDLHIHGGGGAEVMDSTPEALEKLALFLARHGTTGFLPTILAAPPLKMLKAIEAALSALERGIRGAKVLGLNLEGPFLNPRQRGAQREDGLRLPDAGLLRELITCGKGFIKIMTLAPELKGALKLIELLARESITPAAGHTEASFKEIEEAAQRGLKHITHTFNAMRGLHHREPGAAGAALTLDTLSAELIADGVHVHPAIMKLMLKAKGEEKIALITDAMRAAGLPEGEYDLGGQKVRVRGGEARLADGTLAGSLLTLEKAVKNMIQRIGLTPNEALSLATTTPASIINLSQHKGRLAPGFDADLIILNPNWEVKLTMIKGEIIYHT
- the nagB gene encoding glucosamine-6-phosphate deaminase, with product MHPELIIAEDYQDLSRKAALRVAEQIKKKPTTVLGLATGKTPLGLYRELIRLHQEEGLDFSRVKTFNLDEYYGISSEDKRSFHYYMWENLFKHLNIPRGNIHLPDGGAQDIEEECRRYEEAIREAGGIDLQVLGIGSNGHIGFNEPGTEWGSLTHLAQLTPETIKDNEEEGGEGIPGFALTMGIKTIMRANRILLLAYGESKANIIARALKGPVDKSVPASILQLHPGLVVIVDKEAAKFLGSLT
- a CDS encoding SIS domain-containing protein, yielding MLPGTNTLKEILSQPEIWEKTIAQVLDCSFDITAFFKESPVSEIILTGCGSSYYLSLSAAHTLSHVLGIPCRGIPASELIYYPHLFFSRSRLRGGNIIVIGISRSGSTTETWMALKRAKGDYNARTMAVTCKASSEIERVADYYLGLPFSDEKSVVMTRSFTSMLLALELMGGILGENSNMVDQLKRLPDLLRSVLKGNTELVEYLARNGDITRIIILGNGPAYGVACEAALKMTEMVLELSQAYHLLEFRHGPRAITDPKTAIICIPSDAAEEEEEILLSELKELGAKIITVGKLWPRADFSLGIPVKELEETVRLPLVMVPLQLLAYKRAMARGLDPDNPRYLTQVVKLQHAQ